ATCGCTGACAGCCGCCAGGGCCGGGCTCTGCTCGCCGCAGACCTGTTCGGCATGCGCGCAGCGAGTGCGAAAGTGGCAACCCGAGGGCGGGTTGACCGGATTGGGAGGATCGCCGGCCAGCGGCGGCTCGTTGGCGCGCTGCACCGGATCCATCGATGGCCGGCTGGCCAGAAGCGCCGCGGTATAAGGATGAGCCGCGTCGGTGTAGATCGCGTCCGCGGGTCCGATTTCCACCACGCGCCCGAGATACATCACCAGTACGCGGTCCGACATATGCTGGACCACATTGAGGTCGTGACTGATGAACAGATAGCTCAGGTCGTATTGCGCCTTCAGGTCGACCAGCAGATTGAGCACTTGAGCCTGAACCGATTTATCGAGAGCAGAGACCGGCTCGTCGAGAATGAGCAGGCGCGGCCGCAGCGCCAATGCGCGGGCGATGTTGATGCGCTGGCGCTGGCCGCCCGACAGTTCGTGCGGATAGCGGCGGCCGAACTGGGTGGGATTGAGTCCCACCGCAGTCATCAATTCATGCGCGGCAGCGAGAGATTCCCGTTTGCCCAAGCCATGCACCTGCGGCGCAAAAGCGACAATATCTTCAATGGTCAGCCGGGGATTGAGCGAAGAATAGCTGTCCTGAAACACCATCTGCACCTGGCGGCGGTAGTCTTTCATCGTCAGCCCGCGCGATCCGACAGTCTGTCCGTCGAATGTTATTTCTCCCGCGGTCGGCTGCATGAGGGCCATGATCAGCCGGGAGGTGGTGGACTTGCCGCAGCCTGATTCGCCGACGATGCCTAGCGTCTCGCCTTTGCGCAGTTCGAAGTTCACGCCGGCGACCGCTTGAACCTTGCCTGGGCTGCGCCCGAACAGGCCACCCTTCAGAGGGAAATGCTTGATCAGGCCCTGAACGCTTAGCAACGCCTGCGCAGGCCCCCCAAGATCGGGAATTTGTTTGAGTGTTTCGAACATGCTTTTCCCAAGTTGATACATGGGATCGCTTGTGCAAGTAGCAT
This DNA window, taken from Cupriavidus sp. D39, encodes the following:
- a CDS encoding ABC transporter ATP-binding protein encodes the protein MFETLKQIPDLGGPAQALLSVQGLIKHFPLKGGLFGRSPGKVQAVAGVNFELRKGETLGIVGESGCGKSTTSRLIMALMQPTAGEITFDGQTVGSRGLTMKDYRRQVQMVFQDSYSSLNPRLTIEDIVAFAPQVHGLGKRESLAAAHELMTAVGLNPTQFGRRYPHELSGGQRQRINIARALALRPRLLILDEPVSALDKSVQAQVLNLLVDLKAQYDLSYLFISHDLNVVQHMSDRVLVMYLGRVVEIGPADAIYTDAAHPYTAALLASRPSMDPVQRANEPPLAGDPPNPVNPPSGCHFRTRCAHAEQVCGEQSPALAAVSDRHFAACLMAERGSGHSRSLHVAA